From a region of the Nocardioides ginsengisegetis genome:
- a CDS encoding SRPBCC family protein, whose translation MDVAFPVSSEAAFDYLVDPVHRPEWQSSLRRVEDVDGEPRVGQTWTDVTVPGLRPAMETTVLERPRRWSERGTWRGVTATLTLTFADAPGGCTVHADFAVTGRGPLGPALRLLTVASRPAVRADLRRAAAILAKG comes from the coding sequence GTGGACGTCGCGTTCCCGGTGTCGTCCGAGGCTGCCTTCGACTACCTCGTCGACCCGGTCCACCGGCCCGAGTGGCAGTCGTCGCTGCGGCGCGTCGAGGACGTCGACGGCGAGCCGCGGGTCGGCCAGACCTGGACCGACGTGACGGTGCCCGGCCTGCGCCCGGCGATGGAGACGACCGTCCTCGAGCGGCCACGACGGTGGTCCGAGCGCGGCACCTGGCGCGGCGTCACCGCCACCCTGACGCTGACGTTCGCCGACGCTCCCGGCGGCTGCACCGTGCACGCGGACTTCGCGGTCACCGGTCGCGGGCCGCTCGGCCCGGCGCTACGCCTGCTGACGGTCGCGTCGCGACCCGCCGTCCGCGCCGACCTGCGGCGGGCTGCGGCGATCCTGGCGAAGGGCTAG
- a CDS encoding phosphoribosylaminoimidazolesuccinocarboxamide synthase — protein MADINIPDAPVLEGATHLHSGKVRDLYELPDGHLLMVASDRISIFDFVLDSTIPDKGEILTRMSLWWFDQLADLVPNHVVSTDVPDAVRGRAVVCERLDMFPVECVARGYLTGSGLLDYRATGEVCGIALPPGLVDGSRLPGPVFTPATKAELGEHDENVSYDAVARTIGEADAAALRDLTMAVYGRAESIARERGIILADTKLEFGRRADGVTVLGDEVLTPDSSRFWPAAEWQPGRTQPSYDKQIVRDWALSPASGWDRASGEAPPPLPPEVVERTRSRYVEAYELLTGLRW, from the coding sequence GTGGCCGACATCAACATCCCCGACGCCCCCGTGCTCGAGGGCGCGACCCACCTCCACTCCGGCAAGGTGCGCGACCTCTACGAGCTCCCCGACGGCCATCTGCTGATGGTGGCCAGCGACCGGATCTCGATCTTCGACTTCGTGCTCGACAGCACCATCCCCGACAAGGGCGAGATCCTCACCCGGATGTCGCTGTGGTGGTTCGACCAGCTCGCCGACCTCGTGCCGAACCACGTGGTCTCGACCGACGTCCCCGACGCGGTCCGCGGCCGCGCGGTCGTCTGCGAGCGGCTCGACATGTTCCCCGTCGAGTGCGTGGCCCGCGGCTACCTCACCGGCTCCGGCCTGCTCGACTACCGGGCCACCGGCGAGGTCTGCGGCATCGCCCTGCCGCCGGGTCTCGTGGACGGCTCCCGGCTGCCCGGTCCCGTGTTCACGCCGGCGACGAAGGCCGAGCTCGGCGAGCACGACGAGAACGTCTCCTACGACGCCGTCGCGCGCACCATCGGCGAGGCGGACGCGGCCGCGCTGCGCGACCTCACGATGGCCGTCTACGGCCGGGCCGAGTCGATCGCCCGCGAGCGCGGCATCATCCTGGCCGACACGAAGCTGGAGTTCGGCCGTCGCGCCGACGGCGTCACGGTCCTCGGCGACGAGGTGCTGACGCCCGACTCGTCACGCTTCTGGCCCGCGGCCGAGTGGCAGCCGGGTCGCACGCAGCCGTCCTACGACAAGCAGATCGTGCGCGACTGGGCGCTCTCGCCGGCCTCCGGCTGGGACCGCGCCTCGGGCGAGGCCCCGCCGCCGCTGCCGCCCGAGGTGGTCGAGCGCACCCGGTCCCGCTACGTCGAGGCCTACGAGCTGCTCACCGGGCTGCGCTGGTAG